Proteins co-encoded in one Elusimicrobiota bacterium genomic window:
- a CDS encoding PorV/PorQ family protein — protein MFRKIAVLLIIFLLGACNLSASSGGTSIFPFLKICPSARDSGMGEMVSFSASGSPQSNPAVLPWSEQNEISLNHIIYFQETNYSYLNYNHLFKDSMAFNASLGYVGIGGLTKTVADSSFEGFSESGNFDYYDMLGSIGFGHRISRNFSYGVTARYVQEKIDTSSNSGAMMSFGGYFCDLPQEWEIGFGVFNLGPKVKEFELPGGAYAGVGRYFLPNIFAGVEVVSYLDSVSEAKAGMEFILTKAVTLRAGYRHPFDSNKLGDFPLVNVTAGLGFNFGEFTFDYAWVPYGDLGQTHRFGLLKKFGSKHIRKKRITEKKEKQKLKQKAKEVIKASKDKENIAVYDLKTENVPSYIVKVASNLLRLEIIDSGVFNVVDRENIEKITSEYQTQLSGLTDQEQTVQTGKLLNARYIITGSIEDVDGQYFVLANMIDVESGKIIKSMAEKSENIDNIRQACKNIAWKMKE, from the coding sequence ATGTTTAGAAAAATTGCAGTTTTATTAATAATTTTTTTACTAGGGGCATGTAATCTTTCAGCATCGTCGGGCGGAACCAGCATTTTTCCTTTCTTAAAAATTTGTCCTTCCGCAAGAGATTCCGGAATGGGGGAAATGGTCAGCTTTTCTGCTTCCGGTTCGCCACAATCAAATCCCGCAGTATTACCGTGGTCGGAACAAAACGAGATTTCTTTAAACCACATCATATATTTTCAAGAAACAAATTACAGCTATCTGAATTATAATCATTTATTCAAAGATTCAATGGCTTTCAATGCTTCATTGGGTTATGTCGGTATTGGCGGGCTTACTAAAACGGTTGCAGATTCAAGCTTTGAAGGATTTTCAGAATCGGGAAACTTTGACTATTATGATATGCTTGGCAGTATCGGTTTCGGCCACAGGATATCGAGAAATTTTTCTTACGGTGTTACTGCAAGGTATGTGCAAGAAAAAATAGATACGAGTTCTAACTCGGGTGCCATGATGTCTTTTGGCGGATATTTTTGCGATTTGCCTCAAGAGTGGGAGATAGGTTTCGGAGTTTTTAATCTCGGGCCAAAAGTCAAAGAATTTGAACTGCCCGGCGGAGCTTACGCTGGTGTTGGGAGATATTTTCTGCCGAATATTTTTGCCGGTGTGGAAGTAGTCAGTTATCTTGACAGCGTTAGTGAAGCTAAGGCCGGCATGGAATTTATTCTTACAAAAGCTGTAACGCTTAGAGCCGGATACAGGCACCCTTTTGACAGCAATAAACTCGGGGATTTTCCTTTAGTAAATGTCACAGCAGGCCTTGGATTTAATTTTGGCGAATTTACTTTTGACTATGCATGGGTTCCGTACGGGGATTTAGGCCAGACTCATCGTTTCGGCCTGTTAAAAAAATTCGGATCAAAACACATTCGTAAAAAAAGAATAACCGAAAAAAAGGAAAAACAAAAACTCAAACAAAAAGCCAAAGAAGTAATTAAAGCTTCTAAAGATAAAGAAAATATTGCTGTATACGATCTAAAGACTGAAAATGTTCCCAGCTATATTGTTAAGGTTGCTTCAAATCTTTTAAGACTTGAAATTATAGACAGTGGTGTCTTTAATGTTGTTGATAGAGAAAATATTGAAAAAATCACTTCGGAATATCAAACTCAGCTTTCAGGACTAACGGATCAGGAGCAAACTGTCCAGACCGGGAAATTGCTTAACGCTCGTTACATAATTACCGGATCTATTGAGGATGTGGACGGACAATACTTTGTTTTGGCAAATATGATAGATGTTGAAAGCGGGAAAATCATCAAAAGCATGGCGGAAAAATCTGAAAATATAGACAATATAAGGCAGGCCTGCAAAAATATTGCCTGGAAGATGAAAGAATAA